One Setaria viridis chromosome 5, Setaria_viridis_v4.0, whole genome shotgun sequence genomic region harbors:
- the LOC117855238 gene encoding uncharacterized protein, producing the protein MASPRRRFLPLRFLLIIIPVSLFLVLLLLQRSTHPTAALLRPAGSEPSPDPRRFSLLIKLLAYDRPAALRRCLHSLAAADYDGDRVALHVLLDHRPPNSSLSSLAASHEILDFVDAFPWPHGEKRVHYRAANVGLQAQWIEAWWPGSDDEFAFVVEDDLQVSPLYYRFLKRVVMKYYYDRENYSPYVFGASLQRPRFVAGKHGNKIQLDSETRLFLYQMVGTWGQLLFPKPWKEFRLWYDEHKAKGLKPILQGMKTTGWYKKMGERIWTPWFIKFVHSRGYFNIYTNFLKERALSVSHRDAGVNYGKSVGPDSTLLDGKNLDFNLWELQPLKKLKWYDFCFDEVRPGRVVRKFSELVSVLKSVQLKSTVVLVSLYSIEERFARNLICHLDKADMQNYIFLGDKSEFLNDIAHRGYPVIDGIGFLQSIKMSSFMGSDYFAKETLVKSYVIKACLDLGYNLWLQNGNMISLGSKLIEPSDQSVDFFSADVGLMFIRSSVESKKAWNEHTMSRVKAMCTSSDFSASLDQKNFVPILTEVLANGAGAKLGKLGEEMRVIELGPNTSNKSTSEGQSNVLFWSHSMALDSVQKQLEKMDLWLIDSDSSCSAVVCHQKH; encoded by the exons ATGgcgtcgcctcgccgccgcttcctcccgctccgcttcctcctcatcatcatccccgtctccctcttcctcgtcctcctcctcctccaacgcTCCACTCATCCCAccgccgcgctcctccgccccgccggctcCGAACCCAgccccgacccccgccgcttcTCCCTCCTCATCAAGCTTCTCGCCTACGACCGCCCCGCCGcgctccgccgctgcctccactccctcgccgccgccgactacGACGGGGACCGCGTCGCGCTCCACGTTCTCCTTGACCACCGCCCGCCCAACTCCTCGCTgtcctccctcgccgcctcgcACGAGATCCTCGACTTCGTCGACGCGTTCCCGTGGCCGCACGGCGAGAAGCGCGTGCACTACCGCGCCGCCAACGTTGGGCTCCAGGCGCAGTGGATCGAGGCGTGGTGGCCCGGCTCGGACGACGAGTTCGCCTTCGTCGTCGAGGACGACCTCCAGGTCTCGCCGCTCTACTACAGATTCCTCAAGCGGGTCGTCATGAAGTACTACTACGACCGTGAGAACTACAGCCCCTACGTGTTTGGTGCGTCGCTGCAGCGACCTCGGTTCGTTGCAG GTAAACATGGAAACAAGATACAGCTGGACAGTGAGACTCGGCTTTTCTTGTATCAGATGGTAGGCACATGGGGGCAACTTCTCTTTCCAAAACCATGGAAAGAATTTCGACTATGGTACGATGAACACAAAGCCAAGGGACTCAAGCCTATTCTCCAAGGCATG AAAACTACAGGATGGTATAAAAAGATGGGCGAGAGAATATGGACTCCTTGGTTCATTAAATTTGTGCACTCACGTGGATACTTCAATATCTACACAAACTTCCTGAAGGAAAGGGCCCTCAGTGTATCTCATAGGGATGCAGGAGTGAACTATGGGAAAAGTGTTGGGCCGGATTCTACTTTGTTGGATGGGAAGAATCTTGATTTCAATTTATGGGAATTACAGCCTCTAAAGAAGCTAAAGTGGTATGATTTTTGCTTCGATGAAGTTCGACCAGGAAGAGTTGTTAGAAAATTTAGTGAACTTGTTTCTGTGCTCAAATCGGTGCAACTAAAAAGTACTGTTGTACTTGTAAGTTTGTACTCAATAGAAGAGAGATTTGCAAGAAACTTGATTTGCCATCTTGACAAGGCAGACATGCAGAACTACATTTTCCTTGGTGACAAATCAGAGTTTCTGAATGATATTGCTCATAGAGGATATCCTGTCATTGATGGTATTGGATTTCTTCAGAGCATCAAAATGAGTAGTTTTATGGGCTCTGAttattttgctaaggaaacatTGGTTAAATCATATGTGATAAAAGCTTGCTTGGACCTGGGCTACAATCTATGGCTACAAAATGGAAATATGATTTCACTTGGCAGTAAGTTGATTGAGCCATCAGATCAGTCAGTTGACTTCTTTAGCGCAGATGTAGGATTGATGTTTATAAGGAGCTCAGTAGAGTCGAAAAAAGCATGGAATGAGCATACTATGTCAAGAGTTAAAGCGATGTGTACGTCTAGTGATTTTTCTGCTTCCCTCGACCAGAAGAATTTTGTTCCTATACTGACTGAAGTGTTGGCAAACGGTGCTGGTGCTAAGCTAGGAAAACTGGGTGAGGAGATGAGAGTTATCGAATTAGGGCCTAACACCTCAAACAAATCAACATCAGAAGGTCAAAGTAATGTGCTTTTCTGGTCTCACAGTATGGCTTTAGATTCAGTTCAAAAGCAACTTGAAAAGATGGATTTGTGGTTGATTGACTCAGATTCATCTTGTAGCGCTGTTGTTTGTCACCAGAAGCATTAG
- the LOC117856123 gene encoding tubulin beta-5 chain → MREILHIQGGQCGNQIGSKFWEVVCDEHGIDPTGRYVGTSDLQLERVNVYYNEASCGRFVPRAVLMDLEPGTMDSVRTGPYGQIFRPDNFVFGQSGAGNNWAKGHYTEGAELIDSVLDVVRKEAENCDCLQGFQVCHSLGGGTGSGMGTLLISKIREEYPDRMMLTFSVFPSPKVSDTVVEPYNATLSVHQLVENADECMVLDNEALYDICFRTLKLTTPSFGDLNHLISATMSGVTCCLRFPGQLNSDLRKLAVNLIPFPRLHFFMVGFAPLTSRGSQQYRALTVPELTQQMWDAKNMMCAADPRHGRYLTASAMFRGKMSTKEVDEQMINVQNKNSSYFVEWIPNNVKSSVCDIPPRGLSMASTFIGNSTSIQEMFRRVSEQFTAMFRRKAFLHWYTGEGMDEMEFTEAESNMNDLVSEYQQYQDATADEEGEYEDEEAIQDE, encoded by the exons ATGAGGGAGATCCTCCACATCCAGGGCGGCCAGTGCGGCAACCAGATTGGCTCCAAGTTCTGGGAGGTGGTGTGCGACGAGCACGGCATCGACCCCACCGGCCGCTACGTTGGCACCTCCGACCTCCAGCTCGAGCGCGTCAACGTCTACTACAATGAGGCCTCATGCGGCCGCTTCGTCCCGCGCGCCGTGCTCATGGACCTCGAGCCTGGTACCATGGACAGCGTCCGCACCGGGCCGTACGGCCAGATCTTCCGCCCTGACAACTTCGTCTTCGGCCAGTCTGGCGCGGGGAACAACTGGGCCAAGGGCCACTACACTGAGGGCGCTGAGCTTATCGACTCTGTGCTTGATGTCGTGAGGAAGGAGGCTGAGAACTGCGACTGCCTGCAAG GCTTCCAAGTTTGCCATTCCCTTGGAGGAGGCACTGGATCTGGAATGGGCACCCTTCTGATCTCAAAGATCAGGGAGGAGTACCCTGATCGGATGATGCTCACATTTTCTGTCTTCCCTTCGCCGAAGGTCTCAGATACTGTTGTTGAGCCATACAATGCAACACTATCTGTCCATCAGTTGGTGGAGAATGCTGATGAGTGCATGGTCCTTGACAATGAGGCTCTTTATGACATTTGCTTCCGTACTCTGAAGCTAACCACTCCTAGCT TTGGAGACTTGAACCACTTGATCAGTGCTACAATGAGTGGTGTCACTTGCTGCCTCCGCTTCCCAGGACAGCTGAACTCTGACCTTCGCAAGCTTGCTGTCAACTTGATCCCCTTCCCTCGTCTCCACTTCTTCATGGTCGGCTTTGCGCCACTCACCTCGCGTGGCTCGCAGCAGTACCGTGCCCTCACCGTCCCTGAGCTGACCCAGCAGATGTGGGATGCCAAGAACATGATGTGCGCTGCTGACCCGCGCCACGGCCGCTACCTCACGGCCTCTGCCATGTTCCGTGGCAAGATGAGCACCAAGGAGGTGGACGAGCAGATGATCAATGTCCAGAACAAGAACTCTTCCTACTTCGTGGAGTGGATCCCCAACAACGTCAAGTCCAGCGTCTGTGACATCCCGCCACGTGGCCTCTCCATGGCCTCCACCTTCATCGgaaactccacctccatccaGGAGATGTTCCGCCGTGTGAGTGAGCAGTTCACTGCTATGTTCAGGAGGAAGGCTTTCTTGCATTGGTACACTGGTGAGGGCATGGACGAGATGGAGTTCACTGAGGCAGAGAGCAACATGAACGACCTGGTGTCCGAGTACCAGCAGTACCAGGATGCCACTGCTGATGAGGAGGGTGAGTACGAGGATGAGGAGGCGATCCAGGACGAGTAA